The Iamia sp. SCSIO 61187 genomic sequence CGGCCGCCGGGCGTCGGTACCGTCCCGCCATGCGCGACCTCGCGGCCCTGCCCAAGGCCCACCTGCACATCCACCTCGAGGGAGCCATGCGCCCCGAGACCCTCACCGAGCTGGCGGCGGTGGCGGGCATCCCGGTGCCTCCGATCCGGGGCTTCGGCTCCTTCACCGCCTTCGCCGGCATGTACCTGGCGGCGTGCGAGGTGCTGCGCACCGAGGCCGACCTGCGCCGCCTCGTCGACGAGGTCGTGGCCGACGCGGCGGCGGCCGGGGCGGTGTGGATCGAGCCCGGCGTCTACGTCCCGCACCACCGCGACCGCCTGGGTCCGCCCGAGCAGGTGCTCGAGGTCATCCTCGACGAGCTCAGCCAGGCCGGGGCCCGCCACGGCATCGGCACCGGGCTGATGGTCTCCGCCGACCGCACCCTCGACCCCGCCGACGCCGTGGCCCAGGCCGAGCTGGCCGCCCGGTACGAGGGCCAGGGCGTGGTGTCGTTCGGGCTGGCCAACGACGAGGTCGGCCACCCGCCGGAGCCCTTCGCCCCCGCCTTCGCCATCGCCCGCG encodes the following:
- the add gene encoding adenosine deaminase, whose amino-acid sequence is MRDLAALPKAHLHIHLEGAMRPETLTELAAVAGIPVPPIRGFGSFTAFAGMYLAACEVLRTEADLRRLVDEVVADAAAAGAVWIEPGVYVPHHRDRLGPPEQVLEVILDELSQAGARHGIGTGLMVSADRTLDPADAVAQAELAARYEGQGVVSFGLANDEVGHPPEPFAPAFAIARDAGLISAPHAGELDGPESVRGALTALGADRVQHGIRAVEDPGLVALLVDRGTCLDVCPSSNLLLAVVPSLADHPLPALLAAGVRCSLNADDPLLFGPGLLEEYELVRAEMGLGDEDLAAMARSSLEASGAPDACRTKAVAGVDAWLAA